CGCCATGATATGCAGCCTGGCCCGTCTCGATGAGAAGCAGCTTGAGGCCGTGCGCAAGCTCGAAGAAAAGATGGGGAAGGTCTTCCTGGCCTTCGCCTGCGCGGACATCGACACGGATGAGATGTCCGAGGAACAGCTCGCGGAGCTGAAGAAAACGGAGGACGAGCTCTGCCTCTCCCTGCTCGCCGTCAAGAAATAGGTCCCCAGGGGCAAACCTCCAGAGGCGGCTCCCACAGACAAGCCCCCGCAGCCCCTTCCCCCCCTGAGTCCGCCGGGCTGAGGGCCACAAGGGGCGCGCGCTTTTGAAAAGCCCCTCCGCCGGCGGTTAGACTATCCTCATGAGGGTCACCGTGGTCGCCGGCACCCTGGGGGCGGGGAAGACGACTTTCATCCGGAATATTCTTGAGGACTCCCGCGAGGAGGCCCTGGTGCTGGTCAACGATTTCGGAAGCGCGGGGCTCGACGGCGCCGTCCTGGCCGCCCAGGGAATCCGGAGCGTGGAGCTTCCAAGCGGGTGCGTCTGCTGCACCCTGAGACAGGAACTCGCCGGAGCGCTGACCGAGGCCCTCAAAGAGCACGCGGCGGAGCACCTTGTCATCGAGCCCAGCGGGGTGGCCTCCCCGGGCGGGGTGCTGGCCGTCCTGGAAGAGCTTGCCCTCGAGCGCGCCACCGTGGTGGGCATCGCCGATGCCACGGACTTCGCCGAGCTTTACGAGGCCGATGTCTACGGGCCCTTTTTTGCGGAGCAGGTCCGGGCCTCCGACGTGGTTTTGCTGAACAAGACAGACCTTGCCGCCGAGGAGGCCATTAGGAAGGCCGAGGGTCTCATCGAGGCCCTGAACCCCGGCGCCCTTCTTCTTCGCACGGTGATGGCCCGCCTCCCGGAGCACCATGCCCCCCTTCTTGCCCGCGGAGCGCCCTGGGCGCCCCGGGTCCGGGGAAGGCCGCCCCACGGGAGCCACGCCCTGCCCTTCGAGACCGTTTCGCTCCGCATCGCCGCCCGGGTGCCGCGCTCCTGGGTGGAGGGGCTCTTTGAGCAACTGCGCCGGGGGACCTTCGGGCAGGTGGTGCGGGCAAAGGGGCTGTTCCTTGCCCGGGAGGGTCCCCTGAGGGCCGACCTCGCATCCCGCCGGGTCGAGCTTGCCCCCTTTGCCGGGCCCCTCGGCGAAGGTCGTCTGGTGGTCATCGGGGCGGGCCTGAGGAAAGAGGCCCTGGCCCGGGCAGCGGAGCCCCCGCCTCAGCGCTCAAGCGGCTTGCCTTCGGCTGGAGACTGATACTAGCGTGGGAATATGAGCGGGAAGAAAGCCGGAACAGCCATTCTCATCTACGACGCCCAGTGCCCCGTCTGCCGGAACGCCGTCCGGTGGATTCGGGACAACGCCCGCAAGGACGCCTTCGAGCCCTACCCCTGCCAGAGCGAGGACCTGCCGGAGAGGTTCCCCGGGGTGAAGCGGGCCGTCTGCATGCAAGCCATGCAGCTTGTCCTGCCCGACGGCTCCATCCTCTCCGGAGAACAAGCCCTGCCCGAAGTGCTCAGGCGCCTCAGGAGATACCACCATCTGGCCCGCTTCTTCGACCTTCCCGGCTCCGAAAGCGTCTCCCGGGCCTTTTACCGCTGGTTCGCGGAGAACCGCTACCACATCGCCAGGGTATTCTTTCCCGGGGAGAAGAAGGAATGACCGCCCCCGGGAAAATGCGTTATTATCTTGAAAGAGGCACGGTGGAGGAGTTTCATGTGGAGAGATGAGGGGCATCGCCCCGAAGAGGAAGAGTGGGTGGAGGTCTTCGCGACCACGGACCCCGTGGAAGGGGAGATACTCAAGGACCTTCTGGAAAGCGGCGGCATCCCCGTCAGGACCCGCTCCCTGAGGGTGGGGCCCTACCCCGTCAACGTGGGGCGCATGGGGGAGATAAAAATCCTCGTGAGGCGGCATGACCGCCCGAGCGCGGAACAGGCCATAGAGGAGTTCAGGAAGAACGCCCGGCTGGAGGAAGAAACCACACGGAGAGAGGAGCCCCCACAGTAACCGCCATCGTCCTCATGGAAGTCTCCCGGGACAGGATACCCGAGGTGGCCGAACAGCTGGCCGGGATGCAAGGGGTCTCGGAGGCCTACTCCGTCGCCGGCAGGTACGACCTTGCCGCCGTCCTGCGGGTGAAGGACAACGAGAGCCTTGCGGACCTCGTCACCAGGCGGATGCTCAGGCTGGAGGGCATCCGGAAGACCGAAACTCTCTTTGCGTTCCGCGCCTACTCCCGGCACGACCTGGAGAGCATGTTCCAGATAGGCATCCAGTAGCGCGGCAGCCCGGCCTCCCGCGCCTGCGGGAGACCGGGGCTCATCGCAAGGCGCGCACCTTCCCTAGGCCACCTCGACCAGCTCTATCTCGAAGGTAAGGTCCCTGCCCGCCAGGGGGTGGTTGGCATCCAGGGTCACCGTATCGTCGCCTACGTCGACGATGGCCGCCTCGATTACCCCGCCGTCCTGCTGCCGCAGGCTCAGGACCTTGCCCTCCTCGGGGGTTATCTGAGGAGGGAACTTCTCCTTCTCCACCTTCAGGACGAGGTCCTCCCTGCGGGCACCGTAGGCCTCCTGGGGAGGGACCGTCACGGTCTTGCTCTCACCTTCGGACATGCCCAGCACGGCCTGCTCGAAACCCGGTATGAGCTGCTTCTGCCCCAGGGTGAAGCTCAGGGGCCCCCTCTCCTCGGAGGAGTCGAAGACGGTGCCGTCCTCGAGCTTCCCGGTGTAATGGACCTTCACGGTATCGCCGTTATGTGCCTCTTTCATTGCTGCCTCCTTTCGATGCCTTTTACCCAGTATGACAAATCCGGCCCGATGCCTCAAGGGCAGCCGGAGGAAAAATGTGATTATGAACATTTTCTTTCGAAAGACCCCTTCGTACAATACCCCATAATGAACGAAGAAAAAGACATCGAGAGGCTTATCGAGGACCTGTCCCATGCGGAGGACCGGACGCGGCGGAAGGCGGCCCTGGCCCTCTCCGGGGCCGACGAGCGGGCCGTCTACCCCCTTCTCAAGGCGCTCAAGGACGGCAACCTGGGCGTGCAGGACGCTGCCATGCGCTCCCTGGTGGCCATCGGCGGGGAAGTGGTGGCCTACATGGTGATACCCCTTCTCAGGGAAGACTCCTACCTGAGAAACACGGCCATGGTCATCCTGAGGGAGCTGGGAGCGGTCTCGGTGCCGCTTCTCTATCCGCTCCTGAAGGACAAGGACGAGGACATCAGGAAGTTCAGCCTGGACCTGCTGGCCGACATCAAGGAAAACGTCATCCCGGAGAAGGCGGCCCCCCTGGTGCGGGACCCCAACCCCAACGTGCGTGCGGCGGCGGTGCGTGCCGTCGGGGAGCTCCGCTACGATCGGGGCGTCACCGGGCTCCTGGAGGCCCTCAAGGACGAGGAATGGGTCTGCTTTGCCGCGCTGGAGGCCCTGGGAAGGCTCCGGGCGGAAGGGGCCGTCGGCAGTGTCGAGGAGCTGCTTGCCACGGCTTCCAAGCCCCTCAGGCTCGCGGCCGTGGAGTCCCTGGGCCGGCTGGGCTCCATCGAGGCCGCCGACGCCCTTTTCCGGCATATCTCCTCCTCCGAGGGGGAGGAGAAGCTGGCGGCGCTGAAGAGCCTGGTGCAGGTGGGCGTGACCCCCTCGATGTCGGGCGTGGGGGAGCTGCTGAGGGAGATGTTCTGGGTTTCGGGGTGGGAGGAGAAGTTCATAGCCCTGAAGGGACTCGCCGACCTCAGCGAGTACCGGGCCGTGCCGGACGTCATCGATGTGGCGGGCTCCCTGGACCGCTCCGTTCCGGAGGAGGAAGAGAGGCTCTACGCCGTCATGAACTACCTCAGGTCCTTCGGCTGCCACGAGGTCTTCGTCCAGGTCCTGAGCGACCCGAAGACCCGCTTCAAGGGCCGGGTCATCACCGCGGAGCTCCTGGGGGAGATGCGGTGCGAGGACGCCGTCCCGGTCCTCATCAAGCACATGGAGTCCGACACCCGGGACGTCCGGCGGGCCTGTGCCGGCGCCCTGGCCAATATCGGCACCGGGGCCGCCCTGGCCTCGCTGGCCGAAGGCGGCCTCTCCGACGAAGACGGGCACATCCGGAAGACCTCCGCCGCCGCCTTCGGCCGAAGCGGGGACCCCCGGTACGTCACGGCCCTGCTTGAGCAGATGGCCCGGGAACCCTACCAGGACGTCCGGGACGAGACCGTCAAGGCGGTCCTCGCCCTCGTGCCCCAGGAGCTGACTGGCCGCCTGGGGGAGTTGCCCCCGGCCGTGCGGGAGGCGGTGGGCCGGTACTCCCAGGACCTTGAAACGCTTCTCGCCCTTTCCGGCGACGAGGACCTGGACGTGCGGCTCTCGGCCCTGGCCGGGCTCGGCGCCTCCGCGGACGAAAGGGCCCGGGCGTGCCTGCTTGAGGCCGCCGGGGACCCCGAGGCCGCCGTCAGAAGGGCCGTTGCCCTGGCCATGGGTGAGATGGGCCCTTCCCTGGCCCACGTTCTTCCGCTTCTTGAAGACCAGGACATGTGGGTACGCGTCCATGGCGCGCGGGCCCTGGGACGCCACCGGAGCGAGGAGGCCCTGAAGGCGCTTCGCCCTCTCCTTCAGGACCCCGAGGTCCCGGTCGTCCTGGCCGCCGTGGAAACCATGGCGGCGTGGGGAGACGAGGAATCCCGCCGGACGCTTTCGGCCCTGAGGGAACATCCCGAGGAGGCGGTCCGCAACGCGGTAGCCGGTTTTCTGGAGAGGGCGGGATGGCCAGGGAGCTGAGTGAGGCGACCTTCCAGCTCTATAGCGAGTTCATCTACGACAAGACGGGCATCCATATCCCGCTTACGAAGAAGTACCTTGTGGAAAACAGGCTCATCAAGGTCCTGGAGGAATACAACCTGCAGAGCTACGACGAGCTCTTCCACCTGGTCCGGTACACGCCCAACGGCAAGCTGTGCGTGCGGCTCTTCGACGCCATCACCACCAACGAGACGTTCTTCTTCCGGGAGCCCCAGCAGTTCGACGTCCTGGTGGAGTCCATCGTCTCTCGCGTCATCCAGTACAAGAAGGGCTGCCAGGACGTGCGCATCTGGTCCGCGGCCTGCTCCACCGGAGAGGAGCCCTACACCGTCTCGCTCGTCATGCGGGAGAAGAGGCCCTTCGTCAAGGCCGACATCCTGGGCTCCGACATCAGCCGCGGGGCCCTGGAGGCCGCCCGCCGGGGGGTGTACAACTCCTATGCCGTCCGGAACGTCCCGGAGGCATACATGAAGAAGTACTTCACGCAGCAGGGACAGGACGCCTTCGCCCTGAACGCCGAGGCGAAAGGCTCCGTCCGGCTCACGGACATAAACCTCATGGACGGCGCGCGCAGGCCGGAGCTGGAGAACATGGACGTCATATTCTGCAGGAACGTCCTCATCTATTTCGACGACAGGGCCAAGCAGAGGGCCGTCTCCATCCTCTACGACAGCCTGAGGCCGGGCGGCTTCCTGTTCATCGGTTCCTCCGAGAGCCTGCACAACGTGACGCGCGCCTTCAGGCCCGTGACCTTCGACAAGGTCCTGGTCTACGAGAAGGTGTAAGGAGGGTGTGGTGAAGATTCTGGTAGTTGACGACGACAGGACGACGAGGAAAATCCTGGGCCTGTACCTGAAGGCCAAGGGCTACGAAGTGGCCTACGCCGAAAACGGCCTGGAGGCCATGGAGAAGCTCGGCAGGGAGACCATCAACCTCGTGATGACCGACCTGAACATGCCCTTCATGGACGGGCTGGAGCTCTGCCGGAACATGCGGGCCAGCGAGGCCACCCGGCACATCCCCATCCTCATGGTCACCACGGAGGACGACGAGGGGGAGAAGGCCTTCGCCCTGGAGGCCGGGGCCAACGGCTACCTGGTCAAACCCGTAACGGCCGAGGCGGTCTCCCAGAACATCAAGAAAATACTCGCTGACATTTTCTCCAAGGGAGGTGGCGTCAATGCCTGACCAGAACATGAAGATACTCGTGGTGGACGATTTCTCCACCATGAGGCGCATCGTCAAGAACATCCTCAAGCAGCTGGGGTACGACAACGTGGAGGAGGCCGAAAACGGCGCCCAAGCCTTCGAGAAGCTCAAGGCCGGCGGCATCGACTTCGTGGTGACCGACTGGAACATGCCCACCATGGACGGCCTGGTGTTCCTCAAGAAAATCAGGAGCGACCCGGACCTCAAGAACCTCCCCATCCTCATGGTGACCGCCGAGAGCGAGAAGGAGAGAGTGGTGGCGGCCATACAGGCGGGCGTGAACAACTACATCGTCAAGCCCTTCACCGCCGAAACCCTCAAGGAGAAGATGGAAAAGATCTTCCAGAAGATGGCGTAGGCCACGCGGTGCCCCGGAGAGAGCGCTCAGATGTCTGACGGCATGGACGAGATACTTCAGGACTTCGTCACCGAGGCCGAGGAGACCCTGGAGAAGGTCGACCCCCTGTTCGTGCAGCTTGAGGAAAGGGGCCACGACAGGGACATCCTCAACGAGATATTCCGGGGGGTCCACACCCTGAAAGGGGCCGCCGGCTTCCTCGGCCTGGCCGCCATCGTGGAGGTCTCCCACAAGAGCGAGGAGCTCCTGAAGAAACTCCGCGACGGGGAGATGGAAATCTCCCCGGAGCTCATCAGCCTCATCCTGCGCGCTGTGGACATGCTCAAGGTCCTGCTCCTTCATATCAAGCAGAGGGACGGGGCGGAGGAGGACATCGCTCCCCTCATCCGGGAGCTGGAGGAAGCCCTGGAGGGCAAGGCGCCCGAGGATGGGGCGCAAGGAGACCAGGAGCGGCCGCCGGAGGGGAAGGAGGCGACGGGCGCACCGGGCCCCGAAGAGGTCCTCGCCCATCCCCCGCCCGAAGACCTGCCCGAGGCCCTGCCCGTTCCGGAGGAAGGCCCGAGGGAGCCCGCGCCCAAGCCCGGCGGGGGCGCCGCGCCCAAGGGGCGGGAGGGCGGCGGTTTTCAGACCCTCCGGGTGGACGTGGAGAGAATAGACAAGGTCATGAACCTCACCGGCGAGATCGTCCTGGTGAGAAACAGGCTCCTGAACATCGCCGCCTACCTGGAGGGACGGTACGGCGACGACCGGCAGGTGGCGGGGCTTCAGGAGACCGTGGCCTTCCTCGACCTGGTGACCGCCGACATGCAGCTTGCCGTCACCAAGATGCGCATGCAGCCCATCAAGAAGGTCTTCGGCAAGTTCCCCCGCCTGGTCAGGGACATATCCCAGAAGCTGGGCAAGGAGGTCTACCTGAACATCTCCGGCGAGGGCACCGAGGTGGACCGCTCCGTCATCGAGCGCATCAACGACCCCATGGTGCACATCATCCGTAACGCCATCGACCACGGCATCGAGCCCGTGGAGGAGCGCCTGGGGCTGGGCAAGCCGGCCAAGGGCCTCGTGGACGTCACGGCCTACCAGCAGGGCAACCACATCGTCATCGAGGTCTCCGACGACGGGCGGGGCATCGACAGCGCGAAGGTGGTGGCCAGGGCCGTGAGCAGGGGCCTCATAGCCGAGGAGGCGGCCCAGAGGATGACCGACAAGGAGGCCCTGGGGCTCCTCTTCCTGCCGGGCTTCTCCACGGTGGAGACGGCCACCGAGCTCTCGGGCCGCGGGGTGGGCATGGACGTGGTGAAGACCAACATCGCCAAGCTCAACGGCTTCGTGGAAATCCTGACCACCCCCGGAGTCGGCTCCACCGTGCGCATCACCATCCCCCTCACCCTGGCCATCATCCAGGCCCTCATGGTGCGGGCCTCCGGCGTGCAGTACGCCCTCCCCCTGGGCGCGGTGGAGGAGACCCTGAAGACGGCCGCCGCGGACATCCGGGACGTCACCGGCAACAGCGTCATCACCATCCGCGAGAAGGTCTACCCGGTGGCCGAGCTGGCCGAGATGCTGGGCTCCGGAGGCGCCCCGGCGGAGAAGGACGACCGGTACGTCATCGTCATCGCCATCGGGGACCGGCGGTTCTGCGTGGCGGTGGACGAGCTCCTGGGGCAGGAAGAGGTGGTCATAAAGGCCATCGAGGGAATCGACACGGACGCCACCGGCATCCTGGGGGCCACCATAACCGGGGACGGCCGCATCGTCCTCATCCTGGACCCCGCGAGCATGGTGAGAACCATAACGGGCCTTGCGGCCGTCTGAGTACGCGGGGGTAGGACAATGCCACAATACATAGGGTTCAAGCTGAGCGAGAGCGAGTTCACCGTACCCATCCTGAGGGTGCGGGAAATCATCAACACCCCGGGCATCACCGCACTGCCCCAGGCGCCCCATTACATGAAGGGCATCATCAGCCTCCGCGGCAGGGTCATCCCCGTCGTGGACCTCAAGGAGCTGGTCTCGCTCAAGGCGGGGGAGGACGGCGGCGGGGCCAAGATCATCGTGCTGGCCGACGAGCGGCAGACCTTCGGCGTCCTGGTGGACGAGATAACCAGCGTCCTCAATATCGAGGAGTCCGCCATCGAGGCCGCCGAGGGGTTCGTCAAGGACAACATAGAGCGCGTCGAGGGCGTGGCCCGGCACGGGGACCGCCTGGTCATCCTCCTGAACACGGAAAACCTGGTGGACACCGGGGCCCTGGGCAGGGAAATGGACGCCCTGGAGCAAGAGGACCCCGGCGCCGAGGCGCCCCCTCAGGGGC
This sequence is a window from Nitrospirota bacterium. Protein-coding genes within it:
- a CDS encoding GTP-binding protein; translated protein: MRVTVVAGTLGAGKTTFIRNILEDSREEALVLVNDFGSAGLDGAVLAAQGIRSVELPSGCVCCTLRQELAGALTEALKEHAAEHLVIEPSGVASPGGVLAVLEELALERATVVGIADATDFAELYEADVYGPFFAEQVRASDVVLLNKTDLAAEEAIRKAEGLIEALNPGALLLRTVMARLPEHHAPLLARGAPWAPRVRGRPPHGSHALPFETVSLRIAARVPRSWVEGLFEQLRRGTFGQVVRAKGLFLAREGPLRADLASRRVELAPFAGPLGEGRLVVIGAGLRKEALARAAEPPPQRSSGLPSAGD
- a CDS encoding DUF393 domain-containing protein gives rise to the protein MSGKKAGTAILIYDAQCPVCRNAVRWIRDNARKDAFEPYPCQSEDLPERFPGVKRAVCMQAMQLVLPDGSILSGEQALPEVLRRLRRYHHLARFFDLPGSESVSRAFYRWFAENRYHIARVFFPGEKKE
- a CDS encoding DUF2007 domain-containing protein, with translation MWRDEGHRPEEEEWVEVFATTDPVEGEILKDLLESGGIPVRTRSLRVGPYPVNVGRMGEIKILVRRHDRPSAEQAIEEFRKNARLEEETTRREEPPQ
- a CDS encoding Lrp/AsnC ligand binding domain-containing protein, translating into MEVSRDRIPEVAEQLAGMQGVSEAYSVAGRYDLAAVLRVKDNESLADLVTRRMLRLEGIRKTETLFAFRAYSRHDLESMFQIGIQ
- a CDS encoding peptidylprolyl isomerase, yielding MKEAHNGDTVKVHYTGKLEDGTVFDSSEERGPLSFTLGQKQLIPGFEQAVLGMSEGESKTVTVPPQEAYGARREDLVLKVEKEKFPPQITPEEGKVLSLRQQDGGVIEAAIVDVGDDTVTLDANHPLAGRDLTFEIELVEVA
- a CDS encoding HEAT repeat domain-containing protein, translated to MNEEKDIERLIEDLSHAEDRTRRKAALALSGADERAVYPLLKALKDGNLGVQDAAMRSLVAIGGEVVAYMVIPLLREDSYLRNTAMVILRELGAVSVPLLYPLLKDKDEDIRKFSLDLLADIKENVIPEKAAPLVRDPNPNVRAAAVRAVGELRYDRGVTGLLEALKDEEWVCFAALEALGRLRAEGAVGSVEELLATASKPLRLAAVESLGRLGSIEAADALFRHISSSEGEEKLAALKSLVQVGVTPSMSGVGELLREMFWVSGWEEKFIALKGLADLSEYRAVPDVIDVAGSLDRSVPEEEERLYAVMNYLRSFGCHEVFVQVLSDPKTRFKGRVITAELLGEMRCEDAVPVLIKHMESDTRDVRRACAGALANIGTGAALASLAEGGLSDEDGHIRKTSAAAFGRSGDPRYVTALLEQMAREPYQDVRDETVKAVLALVPQELTGRLGELPPAVREAVGRYSQDLETLLALSGDEDLDVRLSALAGLGASADERARACLLEAAGDPEAAVRRAVALAMGEMGPSLAHVLPLLEDQDMWVRVHGARALGRHRSEEALKALRPLLQDPEVPVVLAAVETMAAWGDEESRRTLSALREHPEEAVRNAVAGFLERAGWPGS
- a CDS encoding protein-glutamate O-methyltransferase CheR; amino-acid sequence: MARELSEATFQLYSEFIYDKTGIHIPLTKKYLVENRLIKVLEEYNLQSYDELFHLVRYTPNGKLCVRLFDAITTNETFFFREPQQFDVLVESIVSRVIQYKKGCQDVRIWSAACSTGEEPYTVSLVMREKRPFVKADILGSDISRGALEAARRGVYNSYAVRNVPEAYMKKYFTQQGQDAFALNAEAKGSVRLTDINLMDGARRPELENMDVIFCRNVLIYFDDRAKQRAVSILYDSLRPGGFLFIGSSESLHNVTRAFRPVTFDKVLVYEKV
- a CDS encoding response regulator produces the protein MKILVVDDDRTTRKILGLYLKAKGYEVAYAENGLEAMEKLGRETINLVMTDLNMPFMDGLELCRNMRASEATRHIPILMVTTEDDEGEKAFALEAGANGYLVKPVTAEAVSQNIKKILADIFSKGGGVNA
- the cheY gene encoding chemotaxis response regulator CheY yields the protein MPDQNMKILVVDDFSTMRRIVKNILKQLGYDNVEEAENGAQAFEKLKAGGIDFVVTDWNMPTMDGLVFLKKIRSDPDLKNLPILMVTAESEKERVVAAIQAGVNNYIVKPFTAETLKEKMEKIFQKMA
- a CDS encoding chemotaxis protein CheA, encoding MSDGMDEILQDFVTEAEETLEKVDPLFVQLEERGHDRDILNEIFRGVHTLKGAAGFLGLAAIVEVSHKSEELLKKLRDGEMEISPELISLILRAVDMLKVLLLHIKQRDGAEEDIAPLIRELEEALEGKAPEDGAQGDQERPPEGKEATGAPGPEEVLAHPPPEDLPEALPVPEEGPREPAPKPGGGAAPKGREGGGFQTLRVDVERIDKVMNLTGEIVLVRNRLLNIAAYLEGRYGDDRQVAGLQETVAFLDLVTADMQLAVTKMRMQPIKKVFGKFPRLVRDISQKLGKEVYLNISGEGTEVDRSVIERINDPMVHIIRNAIDHGIEPVEERLGLGKPAKGLVDVTAYQQGNHIVIEVSDDGRGIDSAKVVARAVSRGLIAEEAAQRMTDKEALGLLFLPGFSTVETATELSGRGVGMDVVKTNIAKLNGFVEILTTPGVGSTVRITIPLTLAIIQALMVRASGVQYALPLGAVEETLKTAAADIRDVTGNSVITIREKVYPVAELAEMLGSGGAPAEKDDRYVIVIAIGDRRFCVAVDELLGQEEVVIKAIEGIDTDATGILGATITGDGRIVLILDPASMVRTITGLAAV